In Brevundimonas sp. SGAir0440, one DNA window encodes the following:
- a CDS encoding septum formation initiator family protein has product MKPYRLSLALLLLLAYLGVQALTGERGLLSGSSRDALLGQREDQLAHLTEQRRDLETRVRYLRTDSLSRDLLEERARAVLGFSDPRDYVIRVSAPAAQG; this is encoded by the coding sequence ATGAAACCTTACCGCCTGTCCCTCGCCCTGTTGCTGCTTCTGGCCTATCTCGGGGTGCAGGCGCTGACGGGCGAGCGCGGACTGTTGAGCGGCTCGTCTCGCGACGCCCTTCTGGGGCAACGCGAGGACCAGTTGGCGCATCTGACCGAGCAGCGCCGCGATCTTGAGACACGAGTTCGCTATCTGCGCACCGACAGCCTGTCTCGCGACCTTCTGGAAGAGCGCGCGCGCGCCGTCCTGGGTTTCTCCGATCCGCGTGACTATGTGATCCGCGTCTCGGCCCCGGCCGCCCAAGGCTAA
- the lipA gene encoding lipoyl synthase: MVTLIDTLQRKPSELRHPEKQNRPESVVLKKPDWLRVKAPGSGQYNATKEIVRSKGLVTVCEEAACPNIGECWSQKHATLMIMGDTCTRACAFCNVKTGLPQPLDPEEPGKVGLAVQQMGLNHVVITSVDRDDVADGGAAHFAEVVRQIRIQAPDTTIEILTPDFLRKDGAAAVMIDAKPDVFNHNLETVPRLYLKIRPGARYFHSLRLLQMVKERDPNQFTKSGIMVGLGETKEEVMQVMDDMRSAGVDFITIGQYLQPTRKHAAIDRFVTPEEFKAYEAIARAKGFLMVSSSPLTRSSHHAGDDFARLKAAREAQLRR, translated from the coding sequence ATGGTCACCCTGATCGACACCCTTCAGCGCAAGCCGTCCGAGCTGCGCCACCCCGAAAAGCAGAACCGGCCCGAGTCGGTCGTTCTGAAAAAGCCCGACTGGCTGCGGGTCAAGGCGCCGGGCTCCGGTCAATACAACGCCACCAAGGAGATCGTTCGTTCCAAGGGGCTGGTGACGGTCTGTGAAGAGGCGGCCTGCCCGAACATCGGCGAGTGCTGGAGCCAGAAACACGCCACCCTGATGATCATGGGCGACACCTGCACGCGGGCCTGCGCCTTCTGCAACGTCAAGACGGGCTTGCCCCAGCCGCTGGACCCGGAAGAGCCGGGCAAGGTAGGCCTCGCCGTACAGCAGATGGGTCTGAACCACGTCGTCATCACTTCGGTCGATCGCGACGATGTGGCCGACGGCGGTGCGGCCCACTTCGCCGAAGTGGTGCGCCAGATCCGCATCCAGGCGCCGGACACCACCATCGAGATCCTGACGCCCGACTTCCTGCGAAAGGACGGGGCGGCGGCCGTGATGATCGACGCCAAGCCCGACGTCTTCAATCACAACCTCGAGACCGTGCCGCGCCTGTATCTGAAGATCCGGCCGGGCGCGCGCTACTTCCACAGCCTGCGCCTGTTGCAGATGGTCAAAGAGCGGGACCCGAACCAGTTCACCAAGTCCGGCATCATGGTCGGCCTGGGCGAGACCAAGGAAGAGGTCATGCAGGTGATGGACGACATGCGGTCCGCCGGCGTCGACTTCATCACCATCGGCCAATATCTTCAGCCGACGCGCAAACACGCCGCGATCGACCGGTTCGTGACCCCGGAAGAGTTCAAGGCCTATGAGGCGATCGCCCGGGCCAAGGGCTTCCTGATGGTGTCGTCCAGCCCGCTGACGCGTTCGTCGCACCACGCCGGCGACGACTTCGCCCGGCTGAAGGCCGCGCGCGAGGCGCAGCTGCGCCGCTAA
- the ygiD gene encoding 4,5-DOPA dioxygenase extradiol, with translation MRQPAVFFGHGSPMNALGGPYGAAWRALGEAIGKPKGVVMISAHWETRGLGVTAQEKPETIHDFGNFPRELHQMQYPAPGSPALAARVSALTGAVQTRAWGLDHGTWSVLCHVWPEADVPVVQLSLNRELTARQHYDLAKALKPLRDEGIVIAGSGDFVHNLRTWKREDGAEPYAWATGFNEAVKAAFDRGDHEALIDWVGLAEDAQLSVPTDEHFLPVLYIAAQQEPGEAVSFFNDRIDGGSISMTGVRIG, from the coding sequence ATGCGCCAGCCCGCCGTCTTCTTCGGCCACGGTTCGCCCATGAACGCGCTCGGCGGTCCCTATGGGGCCGCTTGGCGGGCGCTGGGCGAGGCGATCGGCAAGCCCAAGGGCGTGGTGATGATCTCCGCCCACTGGGAGACGCGCGGGCTGGGCGTGACCGCGCAGGAGAAGCCCGAAACCATTCACGACTTCGGCAACTTCCCGCGCGAACTTCATCAGATGCAGTATCCGGCGCCCGGGTCGCCGGCCTTGGCGGCGCGGGTGTCGGCGCTGACCGGGGCCGTCCAGACGCGAGCGTGGGGCCTGGATCACGGGACCTGGTCGGTGCTGTGCCATGTGTGGCCCGAGGCGGACGTGCCTGTGGTTCAGTTGTCGCTGAACCGCGAGCTGACGGCGCGCCAGCATTACGACCTGGCCAAGGCGCTGAAACCGCTGCGCGACGAGGGGATCGTCATCGCCGGCTCGGGCGACTTCGTGCACAATCTGCGGACCTGGAAACGCGAGGACGGCGCAGAACCCTACGCTTGGGCGACCGGCTTCAACGAGGCGGTGAAGGCGGCGTTCGACCGGGGCGACCATGAGGCGCTGATCGATTGGGTAGGTCTGGCCGAGGACGCGCAGCTAAGCGTGCCGACCGACGAACATTTCCTGCCGGTGCTTTACATCGCCGCCCAGCAAGAGCCGGGCGAGGCGGTCAGCTTCTTCAACGACCGCATCGACGGCGGCTCGATCTCTATGACGGGCGTCCGGATCGGCTGA
- the rpmF gene encoding 50S ribosomal protein L32 yields the protein MAVPKRKVSPSRRNMRRAHDALTSNVYVEDKDTGELKRPHHIDLKTGTYRGRQVITPKED from the coding sequence ATGGCCGTTCCGAAGCGCAAAGTATCTCCCTCGCGTCGCAACATGCGCCGCGCCCACGACGCCCTGACCTCGAACGTCTACGTCGAGGACAAGGACACTGGCGAGCTCAAGCGCCCGCACCACATCGACCTGAAGACCGGCACCTATCGCGGTCGCCAGGTCATCACGCCGAAGGAAGACTAG
- the pdhA gene encoding pyruvate dehydrogenase (acetyl-transferring) E1 component subunit alpha, with amino-acid sequence MAKAPAKSAQTTTPDKLPNTPTASKEDLLRFYREMVLIRRFEERAGQLYGMGLIGGFCHLYIGQEAVAVGVQESVKQGHDKIITGYRDHGHMLAAGMDPKEVMAELTGRSGGSSKGKGGSMHMFDVPTGFYGGHGIVGAQVALGTGLAFAGKYRGDDSVAFVYFGDGASNQGQVYESFNMAQLWKLPAIYIIENNQYAMGTSIERSSSTTELYQRGASFGIPGEQVDGMDVLAVRDATARAVKRAREGGGPFILEVKTYRYRGHSMSDPAKYRTKEEVDEVKKTRDPIDHLKTLLSAANATEDELKAIDNEIKAIVAEAVQFAQESPEPDPSELYTDVYVEA; translated from the coding sequence ATGGCGAAAGCCCCAGCCAAATCCGCTCAGACGACCACGCCTGACAAACTGCCCAACACGCCGACGGCGTCCAAGGAAGACCTTCTGCGCTTCTATCGCGAGATGGTTCTGATCCGTCGCTTCGAAGAGCGTGCGGGCCAACTCTACGGCATGGGTCTGATCGGCGGCTTCTGCCACCTGTACATCGGCCAGGAGGCCGTGGCGGTCGGCGTTCAGGAGAGCGTCAAACAGGGCCACGACAAGATCATCACCGGCTATCGCGACCACGGCCACATGCTGGCCGCGGGCATGGATCCGAAAGAAGTCATGGCCGAGCTGACCGGCCGCAGCGGCGGTTCGTCAAAGGGCAAGGGCGGATCGATGCACATGTTCGACGTGCCGACCGGCTTCTACGGCGGTCACGGCATCGTCGGCGCCCAGGTGGCGCTGGGCACCGGCCTGGCCTTCGCCGGCAAGTATCGCGGCGACGATTCGGTGGCCTTCGTCTATTTCGGCGACGGCGCCTCGAACCAGGGGCAGGTGTACGAAAGCTTCAACATGGCGCAGCTTTGGAAGCTGCCGGCCATCTACATCATCGAGAACAACCAGTACGCCATGGGCACGAGCATCGAGCGCTCGTCCTCGACGACCGAACTGTATCAGCGCGGCGCCAGCTTCGGCATTCCGGGCGAGCAGGTCGACGGCATGGACGTGCTGGCCGTGCGCGACGCGACGGCCCGTGCGGTCAAGCGCGCCCGCGAAGGCGGCGGTCCCTTCATCCTGGAAGTGAAGACCTATCGCTATCGGGGTCACTCCATGTCCGACCCCGCCAAGTACCGGACCAAGGAAGAGGTCGACGAGGTCAAGAAGACCCGCGACCCGATCGATCACCTGAAGACGCTGCTGTCGGCCGCCAATGCGACCGAGGACGAGCTCAAGGCCATCGACAACGAGATCAAGGCGATCGTCGCCGAAGCTGTTCAATTCGCCCAAGAGAGCCCGGAACCCGATCCGTCCGAGCTCTATACCGACGTTTACGTGGAGGCCTGA
- a CDS encoding NAD(P)/FAD-dependent oxidoreductase has translation MSFDFDATVVGAGAVGLACGRALSKRGLTVLVLEKEGHIGQGVSSRNSEVIHGGLYYPTGSLKARFCVEGRRALYDFLASRKIDHWKCGKVVVATQESEVERIEAIFEQATANGVEGLAHLTGAQARALEPELNAHAAILSPESGLFDSHGYMLALQGEIEDAGGSVVVSAPFEGAEPLAGGGFTIRVGGEGTMQVTSRLLVTAPGLSAQAVAALIEGYPPGDIPAGHFGKGVYFRLTGKAPFDRLIYPPPIPGALGTHYRKDLGGQAVFGPDLAYVDTEDYSVDPAKADEFATYIRRFWPGLPDGALTPDYAGIRPKLHGPGEPQPDFQLHGREHHGIDGLMALFGIESPGLTSSPAIGEAVAAALMEDA, from the coding sequence ATGAGTTTCGATTTCGACGCGACCGTCGTGGGCGCCGGGGCTGTGGGCCTGGCCTGCGGTCGGGCGCTGTCGAAACGGGGCCTGACGGTGCTAGTGCTGGAGAAGGAGGGCCACATCGGCCAGGGCGTCTCCTCGCGTAACTCCGAGGTCATTCACGGCGGCCTCTATTATCCGACCGGATCGCTGAAGGCCCGCTTCTGCGTCGAGGGACGCCGCGCCCTTTACGACTTCCTCGCCAGCCGCAAGATCGACCACTGGAAATGCGGCAAGGTGGTCGTGGCGACGCAGGAATCAGAGGTCGAGCGGATCGAGGCCATCTTCGAACAGGCGACGGCGAATGGCGTCGAGGGGCTGGCGCATCTGACCGGCGCCCAGGCGCGGGCGCTTGAGCCGGAGCTGAACGCCCACGCCGCCATCCTGTCGCCCGAGAGCGGCCTGTTCGACAGCCACGGCTATATGCTGGCCCTGCAGGGCGAGATCGAGGATGCGGGCGGATCGGTCGTGGTCTCGGCGCCGTTCGAGGGCGCAGAGCCGCTGGCGGGCGGCGGCTTCACGATCCGTGTCGGCGGGGAGGGGACGATGCAGGTCACGAGCCGCCTTCTGGTCACCGCGCCCGGACTGTCGGCTCAGGCGGTGGCGGCGTTGATCGAAGGCTATCCGCCCGGCGACATCCCTGCCGGACATTTCGGCAAGGGCGTCTATTTCCGGCTGACGGGCAAGGCGCCGTTCGACCGCCTGATCTATCCGCCGCCTATCCCCGGCGCGCTGGGCACCCACTATCGCAAGGATCTGGGCGGTCAGGCCGTGTTCGGCCCCGACCTGGCCTATGTCGACACCGAGGACTATTCGGTCGATCCGGCCAAGGCGGACGAGTTCGCCACCTATATTCGCCGTTTCTGGCCGGGATTGCCCGACGGCGCCCTGACGCCGGACTACGCCGGCATTCGGCCCAAACTGCATGGGCCGGGCGAGCCGCAACCGGACTTCCAGCTTCATGGCCGCGAACATCACGGCATCGATGGCCTGATGGCCCTGTTCGGCATCGAAAGTCCCGGCCTGACCAGTTCGCCGGCCATTGGGGAAGCGGTGGCTGCCGCTCTGATGGAGGACGCATGA
- a CDS encoding pyruvate dehydrogenase complex E1 component subunit beta yields MTDILMPALSPTMEEGTLTKWHIKAGDTVSAGQVIAEIETDKATMEVEAVDEGEVLEILVAEGSENVKVNTPIARLAGEDGAATPAPKAESAKGEAGAPKAAAEGKTGDPEKAPVEAATPKVELRDPEIPADAKLVKTTVRDALRDAMAEEMRRDDRVFLIGEEVAQYQGAYKVSRDLLQEFGDQRVVDTPITEHGFAGLGVGAAMSGLKPIVEFMTFNFAMQAIDHIINSAAKTLYMSGGQIRAPIVFRGPNGAASRVGAQHSQDYSAWYAQVPGLKVIAPYDAADAKGLLKAAIRDPNPVVFLEHEMMYGLEFDVPEVEDYVLPIGKAKVRREGKDVTITAHSRMVGFALQAAEKLAEEGIEAEVIDLRTLRPLDHETIVESVKKTNRLVSAEEGWGPMGVGAEVVARVIEHAFDYLDAPPLRVHQEDVPLPYAANLEVLSLPGVDKIIAAVKQVMA; encoded by the coding sequence GTGACCGACATTCTGATGCCGGCGCTGTCCCCCACGATGGAAGAGGGCACGCTGACCAAGTGGCACATCAAGGCGGGCGACACCGTGTCGGCCGGTCAGGTGATCGCCGAGATCGAAACCGACAAGGCGACGATGGAAGTCGAGGCCGTGGATGAAGGCGAAGTGCTGGAAATACTGGTCGCCGAAGGCTCCGAGAACGTGAAGGTCAACACGCCGATCGCGCGTCTGGCCGGCGAAGACGGCGCAGCGACGCCTGCGCCGAAGGCGGAATCCGCAAAGGGCGAGGCTGGGGCGCCCAAGGCTGCGGCCGAAGGCAAGACCGGCGATCCCGAAAAGGCGCCGGTCGAGGCTGCGACGCCCAAGGTCGAACTGCGCGACCCGGAAATTCCGGCCGACGCCAAACTGGTCAAGACGACCGTGCGCGACGCCCTGCGTGACGCCATGGCCGAAGAGATGCGCCGCGACGATCGCGTCTTCCTGATCGGCGAGGAAGTCGCCCAGTATCAGGGCGCCTACAAGGTCAGCCGCGACCTGCTGCAGGAATTCGGCGACCAGCGCGTCGTCGATACCCCGATCACCGAGCACGGCTTTGCCGGCCTGGGTGTCGGCGCGGCCATGTCGGGCCTGAAGCCGATCGTCGAGTTCATGACGTTCAACTTCGCCATGCAGGCGATCGACCACATCATCAACTCGGCCGCCAAGACGCTCTATATGTCGGGCGGTCAGATCCGCGCGCCTATCGTGTTCCGCGGTCCGAACGGCGCCGCCTCGCGCGTCGGCGCCCAGCACAGCCAGGACTATTCGGCCTGGTATGCTCAGGTGCCTGGTCTGAAGGTCATCGCACCCTATGACGCGGCCGACGCCAAAGGCCTGCTGAAAGCCGCCATCCGTGACCCGAACCCGGTCGTCTTCCTCGAACACGAGATGATGTACGGCCTGGAGTTCGATGTGCCGGAGGTCGAGGATTATGTCCTGCCAATCGGCAAGGCCAAGGTCCGCCGCGAAGGCAAGGACGTCACCATCACCGCCCACAGCCGGATGGTCGGCTTCGCCCTGCAGGCCGCCGAGAAGCTGGCCGAGGAGGGTATCGAGGCCGAGGTGATCGACCTGCGCACTCTGCGCCCCCTGGATCACGAGACCATCGTCGAGAGCGTCAAGAAGACGAACCGCCTGGTCTCTGCCGAAGAGGGCTGGGGTCCGATGGGCGTCGGCGCCGAGGTCGTGGCCCGCGTCATCGAGCACGCCTTCGATTATCTGGATGCCCCGCCGCTGCGCGTGCACCAGGAAGACGTGCCGCTGCCCTACGCCGCCAATCTGGAAGTGTTGTCGCTGCCAGGCGTGGACAAGATCATCGCGGCCGTGAAGCAGGTGATGGCATGA
- a CDS encoding type II toxin-antitoxin system RatA family toxin: MAVHRVTRILPYAPEQLADLVADVRAYPDFVPWVTSMRVWNAREEGEGVGLQDAEASVGFSFLKERFSTWVRYDRNAPKVEVGLLRGPFKHLKNRWEFFPHLDGTRLEFMIDFAFKSRMLDMMLSANFDRAVEKLIGCFEAEAKRRYGGR; this comes from the coding sequence ATGGCCGTCCACCGCGTCACGCGCATTCTTCCCTATGCGCCCGAACAGCTTGCCGATCTGGTCGCCGACGTGCGCGCCTATCCCGACTTCGTGCCGTGGGTGACGTCGATGCGCGTCTGGAACGCGCGCGAGGAAGGCGAGGGCGTCGGCTTGCAGGACGCGGAGGCCAGCGTCGGCTTTTCCTTCCTGAAGGAGCGATTCTCCACCTGGGTCCGGTATGATCGCAATGCGCCCAAGGTCGAGGTCGGCTTGCTGCGCGGTCCCTTCAAGCACTTGAAGAACCGTTGGGAGTTCTTTCCTCATCTCGACGGCACGCGGCTGGAGTTCATGATCGACTTCGCCTTCAAATCCCGGATGCTAGACATGATGCTGTCGGCGAACTTCGACCGGGCCGTGGAAAAGCTGATCGGCTGTTTCGAGGCCGAGGCGAAGCGGAGATACGGCGGCCGATGA
- a CDS encoding AMP-binding protein, translating to MRQALDPSLYDSTLIDALIDARSRFGDKEILEDQDRHPLTYTGLIRAAFVLGRKIANMTDKGERVAILLPSSMGVVVTFFGLHAHGRVPVMLNFTAGEANLKAAIKASGVKKVLTAKRFIDQAKLDDLIVELKTVAEVVWLDDVRKTIGLADKLYGLAAGAAPKRFRVKTDPDAPGVVLFTSGSFGTPKGVVLSQKNLVANARQVAAHIDLSPDWVMFNPLPTFHCFGLTGGVILPLLQGLKAFQYPSPLHAKQITDLLPQVNASILFATDTFLNQYGRVAEPNDFSTLKFVVAGAEKVREETRTLFNTKFGGVELLEGYGATEASPVIAVNHPDRNAPGTVGQVLPGIDWKLEPVEGIDAGGRLMLRGPNVMSGYVTSAEPLQWDPIGDDWLDTGDIVDVTDDGYVTIRGRAKRFAKIGGEMVSLTAVEGIAGAVWPDQRHAVVSIPDSRKGEKLVLVTDHADAEVAPLAEWARTNGAPELIVPKKIVKVAEVPVLGTGKTDYVSIQKMVEAEKAA from the coding sequence TTGCGCCAGGCCCTGGATCCCTCGCTTTACGACTCGACCCTGATCGATGCCCTGATCGATGCGCGGTCGCGGTTCGGCGACAAGGAAATCCTGGAGGATCAGGACCGGCATCCGTTGACCTACACCGGCTTGATCCGCGCCGCCTTCGTGCTGGGCCGCAAGATCGCCAATATGACCGACAAGGGCGAGCGGGTCGCCATCCTGCTGCCCTCGTCCATGGGCGTCGTCGTCACCTTCTTCGGTCTGCACGCCCACGGTCGTGTGCCGGTGATGCTGAACTTCACCGCCGGCGAAGCCAATCTGAAGGCGGCGATCAAGGCCTCCGGCGTCAAGAAGGTGCTGACCGCCAAACGCTTCATCGACCAGGCCAAGCTGGACGACCTGATCGTCGAACTGAAGACGGTGGCCGAGGTCGTCTGGCTGGACGACGTGCGCAAGACCATCGGCCTGGCCGACAAACTCTATGGCCTCGCCGCCGGCGCGGCGCCCAAGCGGTTTCGCGTGAAGACGGACCCCGACGCGCCGGGCGTCGTCCTGTTCACCTCCGGCAGCTTCGGCACGCCAAAGGGCGTCGTGCTCAGCCAGAAGAACCTCGTCGCCAATGCGCGTCAGGTGGCGGCCCATATCGACCTGTCGCCGGACTGGGTGATGTTCAATCCCTTGCCGACCTTCCACTGTTTCGGCCTGACAGGCGGGGTCATCCTGCCGCTGCTGCAGGGGTTGAAGGCCTTCCAATATCCGTCGCCGCTGCACGCCAAGCAGATCACCGACCTGCTGCCTCAGGTAAACGCCTCGATCCTGTTCGCGACCGACACCTTCCTGAACCAGTACGGCCGCGTCGCCGAACCGAACGACTTCTCGACGCTGAAGTTCGTCGTCGCCGGCGCCGAGAAGGTGCGCGAGGAAACCCGAACCCTGTTCAACACCAAGTTCGGCGGCGTCGAACTTCTGGAAGGCTATGGCGCGACCGAGGCCTCGCCTGTCATCGCCGTCAACCATCCCGACCGCAACGCGCCCGGCACGGTCGGCCAGGTGCTGCCTGGCATCGACTGGAAGCTAGAACCGGTCGAGGGCATCGACGCAGGCGGTCGCCTGATGCTGCGCGGTCCCAATGTCATGAGCGGCTATGTCACCTCGGCCGAGCCCCTGCAGTGGGATCCGATCGGCGACGACTGGCTGGACACCGGCGACATCGTCGATGTGACCGACGACGGCTATGTCACCATCCGCGGCCGCGCCAAGCGCTTCGCCAAGATCGGCGGCGAGATGGTCTCGCTGACCGCCGTCGAAGGGATCGCCGGCGCCGTCTGGCCGGATCAGCGCCACGCCGTCGTGTCGATTCCGGACAGCCGCAAGGGCGAGAAGCTGGTGCTCGTCACTGACCACGCAGACGCCGAGGTCGCTCCCCTGGCTGAATGGGCGCGAACCAACGGTGCGCCCGAACTGATCGTGCCGAAAAAGATCGTCAAGGTCGCCGAGGTCCCCGTCCTGGGCACCGGCAAGACAGACTATGTGTCGATCCAGAAGATGGTCGAGGCGGAGAAGGCGGCCTGA
- a CDS encoding sugar O-acetyltransferase, whose protein sequence is MTEREKMLAGLPYDPGDPDLRDGRARAVALTVAINAEPDRDRRGALVNELVSAADGKAIIMPGFFCDYGVNIHLGARAFANANCVFLDCAEIRIGDNFQAGPGVQLLTPEHPLDAVARRGEETARPIVIGDDVWIGGGAIVLAGVTIGDRSVIGAGSVVTKDVPSDVVVVGNPAKIVRRLTPA, encoded by the coding sequence ATGACAGAGCGCGAGAAGATGCTGGCGGGCTTGCCCTATGATCCGGGCGATCCCGATCTGCGCGATGGCCGAGCCCGCGCCGTGGCCCTGACCGTCGCCATCAACGCCGAGCCGGATCGCGACCGGCGCGGCGCCCTGGTCAACGAACTGGTCAGTGCGGCCGACGGCAAGGCGATCATCATGCCGGGCTTCTTCTGCGACTACGGCGTCAACATTCATCTGGGCGCGCGGGCCTTTGCGAACGCCAACTGCGTGTTCCTGGATTGCGCCGAGATCCGTATCGGCGACAACTTCCAGGCTGGGCCAGGCGTACAGCTTTTGACACCGGAGCATCCGCTGGACGCGGTGGCCCGCCGCGGCGAAGAGACGGCGCGGCCGATCGTCATCGGGGACGACGTCTGGATCGGCGGCGGCGCGATCGTTCTGGCGGGCGTCACCATCGGCGATCGTTCGGTGATCGGCGCGGGATCGGTCGTGACGAAGGACGTGCCGTCCGACGTGGTGGTGGTCGGCAATCCTGCGAAGATCGTCCGGCGTCTGACGCCTGCTTAA
- the wrbA gene encoding NAD(P)H:quinone oxidoreductase: protein MPKVLVLYHSTYGHLETMAEAVAEGAREVEGAVVDIKRVPETVPEELAKASHYKLDQKAPIAKIDDLKDYDAIIIGAGTRFGSAASQMRAFLDQAGGLWFSGALIGKVGGAFTATATQHGGQETTFQGLHNFFMHHGMPVVGLPYSFQGQMTLDAIHGGSPYGASTITGGDGSRQPSDVELDGARFQGKHIAELAKKLHG, encoded by the coding sequence ATGCCGAAAGTCCTTGTCCTCTATCATTCGACCTATGGTCACCTGGAAACCATGGCCGAAGCGGTCGCCGAAGGCGCTCGCGAGGTCGAAGGCGCCGTCGTGGACATCAAGCGCGTGCCGGAAACCGTGCCGGAAGAGCTGGCCAAGGCTTCTCACTACAAGCTGGATCAAAAGGCGCCGATCGCCAAGATCGACGATCTGAAGGACTACGACGCCATCATCATCGGCGCCGGAACCCGCTTCGGTTCGGCCGCGTCGCAGATGCGCGCCTTCCTGGATCAGGCTGGCGGCCTGTGGTTCTCGGGCGCCCTGATCGGCAAGGTGGGCGGGGCCTTTACCGCCACGGCGACACAGCACGGCGGTCAGGAGACGACCTTCCAGGGCTTGCACAACTTCTTCATGCACCACGGCATGCCGGTCGTGGGTCTGCCCTATTCCTTCCAGGGGCAGATGACGCTGGACGCCATCCACGGCGGCTCGCCCTATGGCGCATCGACGATCACGGGCGGCGACGGCTCGCGTCAGCCCAGCGATGTTGAGCTGGACGGCGCCCGGTTCCAGGGCAAGCATATCGCCGAGTTGGCCAAGAAGCTGCACGGCTGA
- the eno gene encoding phosphopyruvate hydratase → MTDIADIVARQILDSRGNPTVEVDVTLEDGSFGRAAVPSGASTGAHEAVELRDGDKDMWGGKGVQKAVDAVNGEIFDALSGMDAEQQRRIDEAMIELDGTPNKGRLGANAILGVSLAVAKASALSANQELYRYLGGVSARVLPTPMMNIINGGAHADNPIDIQEFMILPTGAETFSDAVRMGAEIFHALKKQLKDAGHNTNVGDEGGFAPNLASADEALSFITKAGQAAGYLAGEDFHLGLDVASTEFFKDGKYVMAGEGKTVDSEGMAAYLVDLCERFPIVSIEDGMAEDDFDGWRLLTERLGDRVQLVGDDLFVTNPARLAAGIGEGLANSILIKVNQIGTLSETLDAVDMAHRAGYTAVMSHRSGETEDYTIADLAVATNCGQIKTGSLARSDRVAKYNQLLRIEEMLGDQGVYFGDGMLLK, encoded by the coding sequence ATGACCGACATCGCCGACATCGTCGCCCGCCAGATCCTCGACAGCCGGGGCAATCCGACGGTCGAGGTCGATGTCACGCTGGAAGACGGTTCCTTCGGCCGCGCCGCCGTTCCGTCCGGCGCGTCCACGGGTGCGCACGAAGCCGTCGAACTGCGTGACGGCGACAAGGACATGTGGGGCGGCAAGGGCGTCCAGAAGGCGGTCGACGCCGTCAACGGCGAAATCTTCGACGCCCTGTCCGGCATGGACGCCGAGCAGCAGCGCCGGATCGACGAGGCGATGATCGAACTGGACGGCACGCCCAACAAGGGCCGTCTGGGCGCCAATGCGATCCTGGGGGTGTCTCTGGCCGTCGCCAAGGCCAGCGCCCTGTCGGCCAATCAGGAACTGTATCGCTATCTGGGCGGCGTCTCGGCCCGCGTCCTGCCGACCCCGATGATGAACATCATCAACGGCGGCGCCCACGCCGATAATCCGATCGACATCCAGGAGTTCATGATCCTGCCTACGGGCGCCGAGACCTTTTCGGACGCCGTGCGCATGGGCGCCGAAATCTTCCACGCCCTGAAGAAGCAACTGAAGGACGCCGGGCACAACACCAACGTCGGCGACGAGGGCGGCTTTGCGCCGAATCTGGCGTCGGCCGATGAGGCGCTGAGCTTCATCACCAAGGCGGGCCAGGCGGCGGGCTACCTCGCGGGCGAGGACTTCCACCTGGGCCTCGACGTCGCTTCGACCGAGTTCTTCAAGGACGGCAAATACGTCATGGCCGGCGAGGGCAAGACCGTCGATTCCGAAGGCATGGCCGCCTACCTGGTTGATCTGTGCGAACGCTTCCCGATCGTGTCGATTGAGGACGGCATGGCCGAGGATGACTTCGACGGCTGGCGCCTGCTGACCGAGCGCCTGGGCGACCGGGTCCAACTGGTCGGCGACGATCTGTTTGTGACCAATCCGGCGCGTCTGGCCGCGGGTATCGGCGAAGGTCTGGCGAACTCGATCCTGATCAAGGTCAACCAGATCGGCACCCTGTCGGAAACCCTGGACGCCGTGGATATGGCCCACCGCGCGGGCTACACCGCTGTGATGAGCCACCGGTCGGGCGAGACCGAGGACTACACCATCGCCGACCTGGCCGTGGCGACCAACTGCGGGCAGATCAAGACCGGCTCTTTGGCTCGCTCCGATCGGGTGGCGAAGTACAACCAGTTGCTCCGCATCGAGGAAATGCTGGGCGACCAGGGCGTCTATTTCGGCGACGGCATGCTGCTGAAATAG